Proteins co-encoded in one Leptolyngbya boryana PCC 6306 genomic window:
- a CDS encoding pentapeptide repeat-containing protein, with product MKGIDKHSSWDWNYWRSQHLDVAVSLSGIDLSNKALSGFNLSHVNFAGANFKNAQLIGTKFKFANLTSADLSSANLAGADLTFADLRDANLSSANLSRTTLRFARLHGADLESANLESTDAIQSEWNDANLNHTNIRWTKFCGAALIQVTAQYVNGELADFTGAVLDLSDFSHANFTATKLIASSVQGTNFDESSLSVAQIENLQLDQTMIVPASETQRVNNPIT from the coding sequence TTGAAAGGCATTGATAAGCACTCTAGTTGGGATTGGAACTATTGGCGATCGCAGCATCTCGATGTTGCGGTCTCGCTTTCAGGCATCGATTTGTCGAATAAAGCTTTATCGGGTTTTAATCTCAGTCACGTTAATTTTGCTGGTGCAAATTTCAAGAACGCACAACTGATTGGAACCAAGTTCAAGTTTGCCAATTTAACCTCAGCAGATTTGTCGAGTGCCAATCTTGCAGGCGCAGATCTAACGTTTGCGGACTTGCGTGATGCGAACCTCAGCAGCGCAAATCTTAGCCGAACGACGCTTCGGTTTGCTCGACTGCACGGAGCCGATTTAGAGTCAGCAAATTTAGAGTCAACTGATGCGATACAGAGTGAATGGAATGATGCAAACTTAAACCACACCAACATCAGGTGGACAAAATTTTGTGGCGCAGCGCTGATTCAGGTGACGGCACAGTATGTGAACGGGGAATTAGCAGATTTCACAGGTGCGGTTCTCGATCTCTCTGATTTTTCTCACGCAAATTTTACAGCCACGAAGCTGATTGCTAGTTCAGTTCAGGGAACCAATTTCGATGAATCATCGCTCTCAGTAGCCCAAATTGAGAATTTGCAGTTGGATCAAACAATGATCGTCCCCGCATCAGAGACTCAGCGCGTAAACAATCCGATTACATAA
- a CDS encoding nucleotide-binding protein — MTTSAQMKRIIMILGGKGGTGKTLHCRQLYFFLIQSGVNCLAFDADVENPEFQEYHTEASQAVTLIDFVQTEQAKAFFTQIEQQKPDVVLIDMPGASGRATRDQIKRFGMFKIAQQLGYRVTLDTVMNNAYNTINSLQMMQSFCGDRADYVVVKSDLWNQGALNFDRWERSETRKQFQALKGIEISMPVLELSTFDVIHEQGLSFFEQDQLPFGDRILLESFLDLSRPQLEAATDYLGLGFKTPKPSKKAEVSNAGK; from the coding sequence ATGACAACTTCCGCACAAATGAAACGAATTATTATGATCCTGGGCGGCAAAGGAGGGACAGGGAAAACCCTGCACTGCCGACAGTTGTATTTCTTTCTGATTCAATCCGGCGTGAACTGTTTAGCCTTTGATGCCGATGTCGAGAACCCGGAGTTTCAGGAATATCACACCGAAGCATCACAGGCAGTGACCTTGATCGATTTTGTTCAAACTGAGCAAGCGAAAGCCTTTTTTACCCAGATTGAACAGCAGAAACCCGATGTTGTCTTGATCGACATGCCAGGTGCGTCAGGACGGGCAACGCGCGATCAGATCAAGCGCTTTGGCATGTTTAAAATCGCTCAACAGTTGGGCTATCGCGTCACGCTTGATACGGTCATGAACAATGCTTACAACACGATTAATAGTTTGCAGATGATGCAATCTTTCTGCGGCGATCGCGCGGATTATGTGGTGGTCAAGAGTGATCTTTGGAATCAAGGAGCACTTAACTTTGATCGCTGGGAGCGCTCTGAGACTCGCAAACAGTTCCAAGCGCTTAAGGGCATTGAAATCTCAATGCCTGTTCTAGAATTGAGTACGTTTGACGTGATTCACGAACAGGGACTGTCATTTTTCGAGCAGGATCAGTTGCCGTTTGGCGATCGCATTTTGCTCGAAAGCTTTCTCGATCTCAGCCGTCCGCAGCTTGAAGCTGCCACTGACTATCTGGGGCTTGGATTCAAAACGCCAAAGCCTAGCAAAAAAGCTGAGGTGAGCAATGCCGGAAAATAG
- a CDS encoding relaxase/mobilization nuclease domain-containing protein, which yields MKINYAKGNDPMGLMLYLHEPAKQITPEANPVLATNMSGRDCEERAEEFRFSHDLNPRVKKTMVHFAVSLPPGETVSHDQIAQISRSLLQKTGHQDCQYLVVRHHDREHRNHVQHWHIATSAVSLKAGWVRDSFVKLKLLQIERQLEEEFRLSNHPIRPKAQRQNLSTGEYRLKERTGKPIPKEKLWDIIDRVSADPPSMTEFVARLKEEEVEVRFRQAQGMIQGISYEIDGVAFAGCKLGPAYSFGGLQAHRQIEYDPAQDQLLLLMQKMTREKCQQWLRDQEQRKKYQALYRQYWQTVLRQSETNLAEIEAERRDVIVAARSLSDIHQDETSLMIFYGDKAQKVEQQQGRRSAIVYVNQVIQQAIVFAELLMRDGTNYLKTLGNVKRSDQEHY from the coding sequence ATGAAAATTAATTATGCTAAAGGCAATGACCCGATGGGACTGATGCTGTACTTACATGAGCCAGCAAAGCAGATCACTCCCGAAGCGAATCCAGTCCTAGCAACGAACATGAGTGGGCGTGATTGTGAGGAGCGAGCCGAAGAGTTTCGCTTTTCGCATGACCTAAACCCTAGAGTGAAAAAAACAATGGTTCACTTTGCAGTCTCACTACCACCTGGAGAAACTGTGTCACATGATCAAATTGCTCAGATTTCGCGATCGCTGCTGCAAAAAACTGGGCATCAAGATTGTCAGTATCTTGTGGTGCGACATCACGATCGCGAACACCGAAATCATGTGCAGCACTGGCACATTGCAACGTCTGCTGTCTCCCTCAAAGCGGGATGGGTTAGAGATAGTTTTGTCAAGCTCAAACTTCTACAGATTGAACGCCAATTGGAGGAAGAATTCAGATTGAGCAATCACCCGATTCGTCCAAAGGCTCAAAGACAGAATCTCAGCACTGGAGAGTACCGACTAAAAGAGCGCACAGGAAAGCCGATTCCGAAGGAAAAACTGTGGGACATCATTGATCGAGTGTCAGCCGATCCCCCGTCGATGACAGAATTCGTGGCTCGCTTAAAAGAAGAAGAAGTCGAAGTCAGATTTCGCCAAGCACAGGGCATGATTCAAGGGATTAGCTATGAAATCGATGGGGTCGCGTTCGCTGGCTGTAAGTTGGGACCTGCCTACAGCTTTGGAGGACTGCAAGCACACCGACAGATCGAGTACGACCCCGCTCAAGACCAGTTACTATTGCTAATGCAGAAAATGACGCGAGAGAAATGTCAGCAGTGGTTGAGAGACCAGGAGCAGCGCAAAAAGTATCAAGCGTTGTATCGACAATACTGGCAGACTGTCTTGCGGCAGTCAGAGACTAATTTGGCGGAAATTGAGGCAGAACGCCGTGATGTGATCGTCGCGGCTCGATCGCTTTCTGACATCCATCAAGATGAGACAAGCTTGATGATATTCTACGGGGACAAAGCCCAGAAAGTTGAGCAGCAGCAAGGACGACGTTCAGCGATCGTATACGTCAACCAAGTTATTCAGCAAGCGATCGTTTTTGCAGAGCTACTGATGCGGGACGGAACTAATTATCTCAAAACACTAGGAAACGTTAAAAGATCTGATCAGGAGCACTACTAG
- a CDS encoding DUF6464 family protein gives MKSALDALKLSCSRHQETTEQLSSQIRQEMLNSTEAINRLRRATQDLNQRLDLLANSFARSIENVIDIDTRREDDCLYFNRNGYIRCAVNPSATSCEDCQSFEPRHAENE, from the coding sequence ATGAAATCTGCTTTGGACGCATTAAAACTTTCGTGTTCACGACATCAGGAAACAACTGAACAATTATCGAGCCAGATTAGGCAGGAGATGTTAAACAGTACCGAAGCGATCAATCGCTTAAGACGGGCAACTCAAGATTTGAATCAAAGACTAGATCTGCTTGCGAACTCCTTTGCTCGATCAATCGAGAATGTTATTGATATTGACACAAGGCGTGAAGACGATTGCCTCTATTTCAATCGAAATGGCTATATCCGCTGTGCAGTCAATCCCAGTGCGACATCCTGTGAAGATTGTCAATCGTTCGAGCCAAGACACGCAGAGAATGAGTAG